A window of Corallococcus macrosporus DSM 14697 contains these coding sequences:
- a CDS encoding efflux RND transporter permease subunit — translation MFVDFFIRRPVFAIVCSILLTLVGLIAIPTLPISQYPDLAPPQVTVSSTYVGASAEVVESAVTIPLEQELNGVEGMRYITSTSGNDGSSQITITFDAARDIEVAAVDVQNRVSRASARLPSQVNQTGIVVNKASSQMLLTVGLFSPDNRYDAKFLSNYADVSLKDAIKRVPGVGDVRIFGERKFSMRLWLDPTELARRKLTPQDVTRALQEQNLQVAAGQIGQPPSTEDQPYQLAVRARGRLVEPAEFGDIVLMRDTDGTSVRVKDVGRVELGAENYGTLLRFNGKTGVGLGIFQLPTANALDVRDGVYAELERLSKLFPPGMQFQTGTDTTLAVRASINEVVKTLAEAIVLVILVIFVFLHGWRSVLITAFTLPVSLIGTFAFVYLMGFSINTLTLFGLTLATGLVVDDAIVVIENIERLMVERRLSPMQAAREGMKEVAGAVIAISIVLVAVFVPVALFPGTTGAIYRQFALTIAASMVLSAFCALTLTPALSARMLKHHVGEKWVFFRWVDKVLDGTKAMYGRGLRRMLKHPYLVLLAFLACIGGTALLFRVAPTGFIPDEDQGYIMVSIQGPEGMALAQTEKVLVEAEAILQAQPEVRAMFAIGGFSVMGNGPNMAMIFSSLTPWEERTGKGQSVAALVERLRGPLSQIGGARVLPFQPPAIRGVGSVGGFQYIVEDIDGTKSLDDLAAATQMLVAKANEQGQLRGVFSTFNADTPLLDVEVDRQKAKALGVPIEQIFGTMQVYMGSQYVNDFNYANRTYRVYVQAEQQFRDNPSDIGAFYVRSDTGDMIPLESLVKVEPTVSAQVIRHYNLFRSAEVNGQPAPDVSSGQALEAMEALAAQHLPQGMSAEWTGISLEQKESGGQTAIIFALGLLFVFLVLAAQYESFSLPLVIIFSVPLAIMGALGLQLARGFANDVFCQVGLVMLVGLASKNAILIVEFAEQLREGGKSVIDAVVEAAEVRLRPILMTSFAFLLGVVPLMTASGAGAASRNSLGTAVFGGMLVSTVVNFVFIPGLYVLMQKLRGEAKRSTGEDDAVPTPAASH, via the coding sequence ATGTTCGTCGACTTCTTCATCCGCAGGCCCGTCTTCGCCATCGTCTGCTCCATCCTGCTGACGCTGGTGGGGCTGATTGCCATCCCCACGCTGCCCATCTCCCAGTACCCGGACCTGGCGCCGCCGCAGGTCACCGTGAGCAGCACCTACGTGGGCGCGAGCGCCGAGGTGGTGGAGAGCGCCGTCACCATCCCGCTGGAGCAGGAGCTCAACGGCGTGGAGGGCATGCGCTACATCACCTCCACCAGCGGCAACGACGGATCCAGTCAAATCACCATCACCTTCGACGCCGCCCGCGACATCGAGGTGGCGGCCGTCGACGTGCAGAACCGCGTCAGCCGCGCCTCCGCGCGCCTGCCCTCGCAGGTGAACCAGACGGGCATCGTCGTCAACAAGGCCTCTAGCCAGATGCTGCTGACGGTGGGCCTGTTCAGCCCGGACAACCGCTACGACGCCAAGTTCCTCAGCAACTACGCCGACGTGAGCCTGAAGGACGCCATCAAGCGCGTGCCCGGCGTGGGTGACGTGCGCATCTTCGGCGAGCGCAAGTTCTCCATGCGCCTGTGGTTGGACCCCACGGAGCTGGCGCGCCGCAAGCTCACGCCCCAGGACGTGACGCGCGCGCTCCAGGAGCAGAACCTCCAGGTGGCCGCGGGCCAGATTGGCCAGCCGCCGTCCACCGAGGACCAGCCCTACCAGCTCGCGGTGCGGGCCCGGGGCCGGCTGGTGGAGCCGGCGGAGTTCGGTGACATCGTCCTGATGCGGGACACGGATGGTACCAGCGTCCGGGTGAAGGACGTGGGCCGCGTGGAGCTGGGCGCGGAGAACTACGGCACCCTCCTGCGCTTCAACGGCAAGACGGGCGTGGGCCTGGGCATCTTCCAGCTCCCCACCGCCAACGCGCTGGACGTGCGCGACGGCGTGTACGCGGAGCTGGAGCGGCTGTCGAAGCTGTTCCCGCCTGGCATGCAGTTCCAGACGGGCACCGACACCACCCTGGCCGTCCGCGCCTCCATCAACGAGGTCGTCAAGACGCTGGCGGAGGCCATCGTCCTCGTCATCCTCGTCATCTTCGTGTTCCTGCACGGCTGGCGCAGCGTGCTCATCACGGCCTTCACCCTCCCCGTCTCGCTGATAGGCACCTTCGCCTTCGTCTACCTGATGGGCTTCTCCATCAACACCCTCACCCTGTTCGGCCTCACGCTGGCCACGGGTCTGGTGGTGGACGACGCCATCGTCGTCATCGAGAACATCGAGCGGTTGATGGTGGAGCGGCGCCTCTCGCCCATGCAGGCCGCGCGGGAGGGCATGAAGGAGGTGGCCGGCGCCGTCATCGCCATCTCCATCGTGCTGGTGGCGGTGTTCGTCCCGGTGGCGCTCTTCCCGGGCACCACCGGCGCCATCTACCGTCAGTTCGCGCTGACCATCGCCGCGTCCATGGTGCTGTCCGCCTTCTGCGCCCTCACGCTCACCCCCGCGCTCAGCGCGCGGATGCTGAAGCACCACGTGGGCGAGAAGTGGGTCTTCTTCCGCTGGGTGGACAAGGTCCTGGACGGGACGAAGGCGATGTATGGCCGGGGCCTGCGCAGGATGCTGAAGCACCCCTACCTGGTCCTGCTCGCCTTCCTGGCGTGCATCGGCGGCACGGCGCTGCTCTTCCGCGTCGCGCCCACGGGCTTCATCCCCGACGAGGACCAGGGCTACATCATGGTCTCCATCCAGGGCCCCGAGGGCATGGCACTCGCCCAGACGGAGAAGGTGCTGGTCGAGGCGGAGGCGATTCTGCAGGCGCAGCCCGAGGTGCGCGCCATGTTCGCCATCGGTGGCTTCTCCGTGATGGGCAACGGCCCCAACATGGCCATGATCTTCTCGTCGCTGACTCCGTGGGAGGAGCGCACGGGCAAGGGCCAGTCGGTGGCCGCGCTGGTGGAGCGGCTGCGTGGCCCGCTGAGTCAGATTGGCGGAGCGCGCGTGCTGCCCTTCCAGCCGCCCGCCATCCGCGGCGTCGGCAGCGTGGGCGGCTTCCAGTACATCGTCGAGGACATCGACGGCACCAAGTCGCTGGATGACCTGGCCGCGGCCACGCAGATGCTGGTGGCGAAGGCCAACGAGCAGGGCCAGCTCCGCGGGGTCTTCAGCACCTTCAACGCGGACACCCCGCTGCTGGACGTGGAGGTGGACCGGCAGAAGGCGAAGGCGCTCGGGGTTCCGATTGAGCAGATCTTCGGCACCATGCAGGTCTACATGGGCAGCCAGTACGTCAACGACTTCAACTACGCCAACCGCACCTACCGCGTGTACGTGCAGGCGGAGCAGCAGTTCCGGGACAACCCGTCCGACATCGGCGCCTTCTACGTACGCAGCGACACCGGGGACATGATTCCGCTGGAGTCGCTGGTCAAGGTGGAGCCCACCGTGTCCGCCCAGGTCATCCGCCACTACAACCTGTTCCGCTCGGCGGAGGTCAACGGGCAGCCGGCGCCGGACGTGTCCTCCGGCCAGGCGCTGGAGGCCATGGAGGCGCTGGCCGCGCAGCACCTGCCCCAGGGCATGAGCGCGGAGTGGACGGGCATCAGCCTGGAGCAGAAGGAGAGCGGCGGCCAGACGGCCATCATCTTCGCGCTGGGCCTGCTCTTCGTCTTCCTGGTGCTGGCGGCGCAGTATGAGAGCTTCAGCCTGCCGCTGGTCATCATCTTCTCCGTGCCCCTGGCCATCATGGGCGCGCTGGGGTTGCAGCTCGCGCGCGGGTTCGCCAACGACGTGTTCTGCCAGGTGGGGCTCGTCATGCTGGTGGGCCTGGCCAGCAAGAACGCCATCCTCATCGTGGAGTTCGCCGAGCAGCTCCGGGAGGGCGGCAAGAGCGTCATCGACGCGGTGGTGGAGGCGGCGGAGGTCCGCCTGCGCCCCATCCTGATGACGTCCTTCGCCTTCCTCCTGGGCGTGGTGCCGCTGATGACGGCGTCCGGCGCCGGCGCGGCGTCCCGCAACTCGCTGGGGACGGCGGTGTTCGGCGGCATGCTGGTGTCCACGGTGGTGAACTTCGTGTTCATCCCCGGCCTCTACGTGCTGATGCAGAAGCTGCGCGGCGAGGCGAAGCGGTCCACGGGCGAGGACGACGCGGTGCCCACGCCCGCCGCGTCCCACTGA
- a CDS encoding efflux RND transporter periplasmic adaptor subunit, with the protein MRLVNPMKAMWGVTLLAAVAGCSGQKAAPAAPPPREVEVMTLTPREVRDTGEYLGSLLSRQNVSVLPQVAGYVRKIHVRPGEKVEAGAPLLEVDSREGTAALDSAQAQLSSTQVSLELARRTLERTEALYKEGLASAQELEQGRAQVEAAQAAARSSAAQVTQRQVQLQYHIVRAPFAGTVGDVLVRLGDYVGMTTPLTSVAQADVLEVSVSIPSPRARAMKPDTALEILDAAGKVLLTSNVFYIAPQADPRTQLVEVKAAFRNTVGLRPSELVRARLVYSARDALQIPALAVVRQSGQPFALIVLEKDGKTVVERRPITLGALGEMAYVVENGLKSGDQIAVSSLQALRDGTAVKPKQANASSAPTGSGPPRAAGNGGGTVGGSR; encoded by the coding sequence GTGCGACTGGTGAATCCGATGAAGGCGATGTGGGGCGTCACCCTGCTGGCGGCGGTGGCGGGCTGTTCGGGGCAGAAGGCGGCCCCCGCGGCCCCTCCGCCCCGCGAGGTGGAGGTGATGACGCTCACCCCGCGCGAGGTCCGTGACACGGGGGAGTACCTGGGCTCGCTGCTGTCGCGGCAGAACGTCAGCGTGCTGCCCCAGGTCGCCGGGTACGTGCGCAAGATTCACGTGCGCCCCGGTGAGAAGGTGGAGGCCGGCGCGCCGCTCCTCGAGGTGGACTCGCGCGAAGGCACCGCGGCGCTCGACAGCGCGCAGGCGCAGCTCAGCTCCACCCAGGTGAGCCTGGAGCTGGCGCGCCGCACGCTGGAGCGCACCGAGGCGCTCTACAAGGAAGGGCTCGCGAGCGCGCAGGAGCTGGAGCAGGGCCGCGCGCAGGTGGAGGCCGCCCAGGCCGCGGCGCGCTCGTCGGCCGCGCAGGTGACGCAGCGCCAGGTGCAGCTCCAGTACCACATCGTCCGCGCGCCCTTCGCCGGCACGGTGGGGGACGTGCTGGTGCGGCTGGGTGACTACGTGGGCATGACGACGCCGCTCACCAGCGTGGCGCAGGCGGACGTGCTGGAGGTGAGCGTGTCGATTCCGTCGCCGCGCGCCCGGGCGATGAAGCCCGACACCGCGCTCGAAATCCTGGACGCCGCGGGCAAGGTGCTGCTCACCAGCAACGTCTTCTACATCGCGCCCCAGGCGGACCCGCGCACCCAGTTGGTGGAGGTGAAGGCGGCCTTCCGCAACACCGTGGGCCTGCGGCCCAGCGAGCTGGTGCGCGCGCGGCTCGTCTACTCGGCCCGGGACGCGCTGCAGATTCCCGCGCTCGCCGTCGTGCGGCAGAGCGGCCAGCCCTTCGCGCTGATCGTCCTGGAGAAGGATGGGAAGACGGTGGTGGAGCGCCGCCCCATCACGCTCGGCGCGCTGGGCGAGATGGCCTACGTGGTGGAGAACGGGCTGAAGTCAGGCGATCAGATCGCCGTGTCCTCGCTGCAGGCGCTGCGGGATGGCACCGCGGTGAAACCCAAGCAGGCCAACGCCTCCTCCGCGCCCACTGGCAGCGGCCCGCCCCGGGCTGCTGGCAACGGCGGCGGCACGGTCGGCGGGAGCCGCTGA
- a CDS encoding TolC family protein encodes MASPSVILMALVAASTLTEPSPSIPAPVPFQPKVEDAMLTPVAPAPQQVSTWDEALALVRQRSTDLRSAEAGVERAAGRSRQALSALLPNARVSSSVGVDLLNPDLPVGAGGTPLVGIGGGDTGGPSTPLITATANLTQSLVDISAWRGRASAKAAEKGAVATLAETRRLLTRGLAQVLVSTVAAERAAEINRVGLRQALERFALAQRTYELGAGNQLDVVRVEQDVAVARGALVAGDEQLRRSREALGLAVGNDSAVGVTRDFNLQGLVEETRRACTPLKDVNERTDLVASRAQLESARDSRQQATAGYLPTLGLSSTAIGLTTDPGFGRVAIWSVSAVLSVPIWEGGLRGGLIREREGVERQAAETLESTRRNVSIQVTQARRAVEVAEALVATAVASRDLADRTDRLTRRSFEVGRGSSLELVQSGAALRQAELNLVLREFELVQARLDAFLTEARCDW; translated from the coding sequence TTCCCGCGCCCGTCCCCTTCCAGCCGAAGGTGGAGGACGCGATGCTCACCCCCGTGGCGCCCGCACCGCAGCAGGTGTCCACCTGGGATGAAGCCCTCGCGCTCGTCCGCCAGCGCTCCACCGACTTGCGCAGCGCCGAAGCCGGCGTGGAGCGCGCCGCCGGGCGCTCCCGGCAGGCCCTGTCCGCGCTGCTCCCCAATGCGCGCGTGTCGTCCAGTGTCGGTGTTGACCTGCTCAATCCCGACCTCCCCGTGGGCGCGGGCGGCACGCCGCTGGTGGGCATTGGCGGCGGCGACACCGGCGGTCCCTCCACGCCGCTCATCACCGCCACGGCGAACCTGACGCAGTCCCTGGTGGACATCAGCGCCTGGCGCGGGCGGGCCTCGGCCAAGGCGGCCGAAAAGGGCGCGGTGGCGACGCTGGCGGAGACGCGGCGGCTGCTCACGCGGGGGCTGGCCCAGGTGCTGGTGTCCACGGTGGCGGCGGAGCGCGCGGCGGAGATCAACCGCGTGGGCCTGCGGCAGGCCCTGGAGCGCTTCGCGCTGGCGCAGCGGACGTATGAGCTGGGCGCGGGCAACCAGTTGGACGTGGTGCGCGTGGAGCAGGACGTGGCGGTGGCGCGTGGCGCCCTGGTCGCGGGCGATGAGCAGCTCCGGCGCAGCCGCGAGGCCCTGGGGCTGGCGGTGGGCAACGACAGCGCCGTGGGCGTCACCCGGGACTTCAACCTCCAGGGGCTGGTGGAGGAGACGCGGCGGGCCTGCACGCCCTTGAAGGACGTGAATGAGCGGACGGACCTGGTGGCCTCGCGCGCGCAGTTGGAGTCCGCGCGCGACAGCCGCCAGCAGGCCACCGCCGGCTATCTGCCCACGCTGGGCCTGTCCAGCACGGCCATTGGCCTGACCACGGACCCGGGCTTTGGCCGCGTGGCCATCTGGAGCGTGTCCGCGGTGCTGTCCGTCCCCATCTGGGAGGGCGGCCTGCGCGGCGGCCTGATTCGCGAGCGCGAGGGCGTGGAGCGCCAGGCGGCGGAGACGCTGGAGAGCACCCGCCGCAACGTGTCCATCCAGGTGACCCAGGCCCGGCGCGCCGTGGAGGTGGCGGAGGCCCTGGTGGCGACGGCGGTGGCGTCCCGCGACCTGGCGGACCGGACCGACCGCCTCACCCGCCGTTCTTTTGAAGTGGGCCGCGGCAGCAGCCTGGAGCTGGTGCAGAGCGGAGCGGCCCTGCGCCAGGCGGAGCTGAACCTGGTGCTGCGTGAATTCGAGCTCGTCCAGGCGCGCCTGGACGCATTCCTGACGGAGGCGCGGTGCGACTGGTGA